AGCTTGCTGTATCACGAACACAGAAGTTGTAATCCATTGACACCCAAGTTCTAGCACCATTTGGTTCTTTGATCTGCGCTAAAGGGAAATCCCAAGTTCCAAATTTATTTCTTGTCGGCCAGTAGTTTTCATTGTTTTTCAAAGAAGTATCATAGCGAATACCAAACTTCGGAAGAACCGGCCACATGCCTTTGCTGAAACCTAAAAGCGGAGCACGGAAGCCATAAATCTCGTTACGGAAAAGAAGACCGCGGTTTTGTTTGCTTGTTGGTCTTAGGCCGTTAAATTTAAATACGTTATCCAAGATAGTATAGAATTCTGTGAATTCAGCAGTCCACGCTTCTTCGCTCCACACGGATCCATCAAAGTGTCCTACGGCGTGGGAACCGATTTCATGGCCTTCAAGGTAAGCATCGTTCATTTGATCAACGCGCTCTGAAACGTCTTCTTTGCTATCACCAAAACCAATCGCTGAACCTTTATATGGAGCTGGTGCGCGATAGAATCTGCGGGAATCAGCGGCACCTGTAGTATCTTTATATAAAAGATAAACTGGATTGATGAAATAGGTGAATTTTACGTCAGCATTTCTATTTTGCTGTTGGTCCTTAGAAAAATCACGGGAGTATTGCCACACTGAATTTGTGTAAGAGCCATCAAAGGCAAACAACACATATTGAGGCGGTCTTTCTACTTTCTTAGTTTGAGCCCCAGCAATGGCAGGACTTACCATAGATAAAGCCACAAGATACTTTGTAAAAGAAGATACCTTAAACATTTGCTACTCCCTGTATGACATTTAGGGGGTGCAAGCCTTATTCCCCGGTCAAATCAAAGGGAAGGCCTATGTTGGTGCCTAAACTTTAGACACTACGGTTTTTGGGCACTTACTGGTGGGATCCTAAAGATAGCTCTTTGTGGCGATTTTCTAACATGCCTAGATAGGTTTCACGGTCCACGTATTTACCCCCAAGGCTTTCCACCACAGGAGTGACCATTTGCACGTCCATCCATTTATGGCCCTGGCTTTTCAGGTAATCAGCGAGATACCACAGCGCCAACTTAGAGGCATTGGGCTTTTTATAGAACATGCTTTCACCACTAAAAACACCCTGAACTAAAACGCCGTAAATACCGCCAATGATGACGTTGTTTTCGCGAACTTCGACACTTAAACAGTAACCCGCATTGAAAAAGTCCATGTACGAACGGACCATCGCCGGAGTAATCCACGTGCCGTCTTGCCCGGGACGAGGTTGCTTAGCGCACTCTTCAATCACCTGACGAAAATCTTTATTCACTGTGAACTGAATTTGCGGATTTTTTCTTAAGTGTCTTTGAAGGCTCGCTGGCACATGCAAATCTTTAAACTCTAAAACTCCCCTTTTATCGGGGGAAAACCACAGCATCGGTAAATTCGGTTGAGGCCACGGAAAAATTCCCATGCTGTAAGCCGTATACAAAGTCCCGACATCAAGCTTTCCGCCGACAGCTAAAATTCCTTCAGCTAAAGTTTCTCGGGGATCAGGGAAGGCAACGGAAGAGTGTAACTTCATTTACTGCCCCGCCGAAAGACAGTAATCACATTTTCCACAAGGGGTTTCGTGATTGTGACCGAAATAATGATAGATGCGATTTAATCTGCATTCCGCGTCTTGCGTGCACCACTGAACCATTTTTAAAAGTTTGGTATTCTGTGCCTTTAAAATTTCCGCACCGTTTTCGGCTTTAAATTGCTCGTCGGTGGGTTCATGCACGCAGGCAAATGGGAATGGATCGTCCGACTTTTCAAGACAGCCCCAGCGTTCTAAAATACTGACGGCTGCTTCCACGCGGAAGTCCCGACGGTTTTTAAAATTCATTTGTTCACGAAGAAAATCAAAACCATCTTGGTCGACTTGCATGCGTTTTTCTTCGATCAGCTGATAAACTTTGCGAATGAATTCAGGCTCTGGATGGGACCATTTTAAAAATTCCATTTGAATGGTCACATCGTCTTGATCGTAAAACAAATGACAGAAAGATTCTTTGCCATCGCGCCCCGCCCTGCCGACTTCTTGGAAGTAAGACTCAATGGCGTTGGGCATTTCTGTATGAACTAAAAGTCGCACATTGTTTTTATCGATTCCCAATCCAAAGGCAGGGGTCGCAATCATCAATGGCGCTTCGTCAGAGATAAATTTCTTTTGATTGCGCTTACGATCCTGCGGCGACAAATCCCCATGGTATACCAAGTGTTCCACACCCATGCGATGTAAGGATGACGAGATTTTTTTAAGTGTTTGAATCAACGAACAGTAAATAATCGCAGTGCCGGGATGTTGATGCCGAAGTCCTACGATGGCGCGGATTTTTTCATCCAATCCGTAAACATCGTGCACTGAAAGACCTAAGTTAGGTCGCTCAATACCGGCAGAGATAATTTCAGCCTCTGCCATTTTCAAATTTTGAAGAATATCTTTTTGCACTTCAGGCGTAGCTGTGGCCGTTAACGCTAAGGTCGGCGGGTTTCCTAAGATCGCGCGGAATTCACCTAGGCGAGAGTAGTCGGGCCTAAAATCATGCCCCCACTGGGAAATGCAGTGGGCCTCATCCACAGCTAAAAGCTGAATCAGACGGTCTTTGATGGCTGATAAAAACTCAGGTTTTCGAAAACGTTCTGGGGTTACATACAAAAGCTTGTACTCCCCTTTTGCCAGGCGGCTTTGGCGCAGCTCCCGTTCGTCCCGGGTCAGGGTCGAACTTAGAAAAGTCGCTGAAATCCCCAATTCCTGGGCCTTGAAAACCTGATCTTGCATAAGCGCGATCAGTGGAGA
This is a stretch of genomic DNA from Bdellovibrio reynosensis. It encodes these proteins:
- a CDS encoding polysaccharide deacetylase family protein, encoding MFKVSSFTKYLVALSMVSPAIAGAQTKKVERPPQYVLFAFDGSYTNSVWQYSRDFSKDQQQNRNADVKFTYFINPVYLLYKDTTGAADSRRFYRAPAPYKGSAIGFGDSKEDVSERVDQMNDAYLEGHEIGSHAVGHFDGSVWSEEAWTAEFTEFYTILDNVFKFNGLRPTSKQNRGLLFRNEIYGFRAPLLGFSKGMWPVLPKFGIRYDTSLKNNENYWPTRNKFGTWDFPLAQIKEPNGARTWVSMDYNFCVRDTASLRKANPATDRLGANKPGIDCYKTVTAEQKAQVKKNMLNLYRTYFARNYYGNRAPVHIGHHFSNWMSGAYMEVFYEFANEVCSKPEVRCGTYTSLMNFVESKSAKEIAAYQAGAFDKMPAPKSMKIDRHWDLAIAMKADDQKMNFELKGADAQRPGLKQIITVNGKNTEIKGEITLENIRKMGAYGEDTKVRIAVEDRLGKEVQTATFKVEGLGTDKEKISSENIEEKWNDGHLAGAHDEENDTHGH
- the aat gene encoding leucyl/phenylalanyl-tRNA--protein transferase, whose protein sequence is MKLHSSVAFPDPRETLAEGILAVGGKLDVGTLYTAYSMGIFPWPQPNLPMLWFSPDKRGVLEFKDLHVPASLQRHLRKNPQIQFTVNKDFRQVIEECAKQPRPGQDGTWITPAMVRSYMDFFNAGYCLSVEVRENNVIIGGIYGVLVQGVFSGESMFYKKPNASKLALWYLADYLKSQGHKWMDVQMVTPVVESLGGKYVDRETYLGMLENRHKELSLGSHQ
- a CDS encoding RecQ family ATP-dependent DNA helicase, producing the protein MNWKFEPSILIPMVDLKQLLEQNFPFPGFRGEQEAILRKVWANEDLLALMPTGMGKSLCFQFPAKIRDGLVVVISPLIALMQDQVFKAQELGISATFLSSTLTRDERELRQSRLAKGEYKLLYVTPERFRKPEFLSAIKDRLIQLLAVDEAHCISQWGHDFRPDYSRLGEFRAILGNPPTLALTATATPEVQKDILQNLKMAEAEIISAGIERPNLGLSVHDVYGLDEKIRAIVGLRHQHPGTAIIYCSLIQTLKKISSSLHRMGVEHLVYHGDLSPQDRKRNQKKFISDEAPLMIATPAFGLGIDKNNVRLLVHTEMPNAIESYFQEVGRAGRDGKESFCHLFYDQDDVTIQMEFLKWSHPEPEFIRKVYQLIEEKRMQVDQDGFDFLREQMNFKNRRDFRVEAAVSILERWGCLEKSDDPFPFACVHEPTDEQFKAENGAEILKAQNTKLLKMVQWCTQDAECRLNRIYHYFGHNHETPCGKCDYCLSAGQ